One genomic region from Shewanella aestuarii encodes:
- a CDS encoding DUF2333 family protein, protein MQITRNKIVAVAAFVGLIGYFVSVWWSIEPDVIEPETAQSEQGQQVIGYATTNSLIATMEALLDKPGGWLSNDVMPPSLFMDNMPAFEFGALEQARDLALIMRKEFSRSQSQSSADSDLLAAHSKLNIEHTSWLVPSAESEYRDAVKLLKLYRAKISDPNNSNAQFYARADNLNEWLKEVQKRLGNMSQQLSASVGQDRLNTDLAGETGARQSTPTAMSAEIKTSWWKIDDVLYESRGSAWALLNFMKAIEVDFADVLKKKNAEVSLRQIIRELEATQQTVWSPMVLNGDGFGLVANHSLVMANYISRANAAVIDLTNLLSQG, encoded by the coding sequence ATGCAAATCACACGGAATAAAATTGTTGCCGTTGCCGCATTTGTTGGCCTAATTGGTTATTTTGTAAGTGTCTGGTGGAGTATCGAACCAGATGTTATTGAGCCTGAAACAGCACAATCTGAGCAAGGTCAACAAGTGATTGGCTATGCAACTACAAATTCATTAATTGCGACGATGGAAGCTTTGTTAGACAAACCAGGTGGTTGGTTATCTAATGATGTGATGCCACCCTCTTTATTCATGGATAACATGCCGGCCTTTGAATTTGGCGCATTAGAGCAAGCGCGAGATTTAGCCTTAATTATGCGTAAAGAGTTTAGTCGCTCGCAATCGCAATCTTCAGCTGACAGTGATTTATTAGCTGCTCACTCAAAGCTGAATATCGAGCACACTAGTTGGTTAGTGCCTAGCGCCGAAAGTGAATATCGCGACGCCGTAAAATTATTAAAACTGTATCGCGCTAAAATTAGTGACCCTAACAATAGCAATGCTCAGTTTTATGCTCGCGCGGATAACTTAAATGAGTGGCTAAAAGAAGTGCAAAAACGCTTAGGTAATATGTCACAACAATTATCTGCCAGCGTAGGCCAAGACCGCTTAAATACCGATTTAGCCGGTGAAACAGGTGCTAGACAGTCAACGCCAACCGCAATGAGCGCTGAAATTAAAACCAGCTGGTGGAAGATTGACGACGTACTATACGAAAGTCGCGGCAGTGCTTGGGCCTTATTGAACTTCATGAAAGCCATTGAAGTAGATTTTGCTGACGTACTAAAAAAGAAAAATGCTGAAGTTAGCTTACGCCAAATTATTCGCGAACTTGAAGCAACTCAACAAACCGTTTGGAGCCCAATGGTATTAAATGGTGACGGCTTCGGCTTAGTGGCTAATCACTCATTAGTCATGGCCAATTATATTTCACGTGCCAATGCAGCCGTGATTGATTTAACTAATTTACTTTCTCAGGGATAA
- a CDS encoding chemotaxis protein CheX, with protein MNVEFINPFLVSLINVVSTMATMDLKPGKPQLKNHDLAKGDVSGLIGMVGPKTKGSLSITFEEPLILEIMDRMLGEKHTTINEEVTDLVGEITNMVTGGAKNLLSEKGYEFDMATPAVVSGKNHTISHKSKGKKILMPFSHECGHAYIEICFEDVH; from the coding sequence ATGAATGTTGAATTTATAAACCCTTTTCTTGTATCGCTGATTAATGTTGTCTCAACCATGGCAACAATGGATCTTAAACCGGGTAAACCACAGTTAAAAAACCACGATTTGGCTAAGGGTGATGTGTCAGGACTTATTGGTATGGTGGGCCCAAAAACCAAAGGATCATTATCGATTACCTTTGAAGAGCCGTTAATACTGGAAATCATGGATAGAATGTTAGGTGAAAAACACACTACCATTAATGAAGAGGTGACAGATTTAGTCGGTGAAATCACCAATATGGTCACAGGTGGTGCCAAAAATCTACTCAGTGAAAAGGGCTATGAGTTCGATATGGCTACCCCTGCTGTTGTATCGGGTAAAAATCACACCATATCGCATAAATCGAAAGGTAAAAAAATCTTAATGCCATTTAGCCATGAGTGCGGTCATGCCTATATTGAAATCTGTTTTGAAGATGTGCATTAA
- a CDS encoding copper chaperone PCu(A)C — protein sequence MTLKAIFKHVFNSLMLASLSFAASANVVLVDGYVRAMPASVPNTAAYLTLENHTEDAVKLVAVKTDIAKEAQLHTIIEDNGIVKMRQVDGFDIASHSALQLKPSGDHIMLLSLLKPLTIDTKVTLTLVFDNEQQLDVELPVLKQMSQTEQDHSMHHHQH from the coding sequence ATGACATTGAAAGCAATATTCAAACATGTGTTTAATTCTTTAATGCTGGCATCATTATCATTTGCCGCTTCTGCTAACGTTGTTTTAGTTGATGGTTATGTGCGCGCCATGCCAGCTTCAGTGCCTAATACAGCGGCATACCTCACGTTAGAAAATCATACTGAAGATGCAGTGAAATTAGTGGCTGTTAAAACCGATATCGCTAAAGAAGCCCAACTGCACACCATTATTGAAGATAATGGCATTGTTAAAATGCGCCAAGTTGATGGGTTTGATATCGCCTCCCATAGTGCTTTACAGCTTAAACCGTCAGGCGACCATATCATGCTATTATCATTACTCAAGCCGTTAACGATAGATACTAAGGTTACCTTAACCTTAGTGTTTGATAATGAACAGCAACTTGACGTTGAGTTACCCGTATTAAAGCAAATGAGTCAAACTGAGCAAGATCATAGTATGCATCATCACCAACATTAA
- a CDS encoding enoyl-CoA hydratase-related protein, which translates to MNHITMRDEQGVRIISFNRPEKRNAFNLDMYQQLTEYLIEGDSDNDIRAFMLHGEGNCFTAGNDIADFLQSGKLDEHHPTVKFLFCLLDLQKPLVAAVSGPAVGIGTTLLMHCDLVYADSSARFQMPFVNLALVPEAASSLLLPLIVGQQKAAELILLGEAFDAETAEKLNLINQVVNEDVIELALSKAKKLASQPPESLQASRQLLRYNQQQVRQQMQLELVQFDQRLHSDEAKKRFQDFLNKK; encoded by the coding sequence GTGAATCATATTACAATGCGCGATGAGCAAGGCGTACGCATCATTAGCTTTAATCGTCCAGAAAAGCGAAATGCCTTTAATCTAGATATGTATCAACAGTTAACAGAATACCTTATCGAAGGTGATAGCGACAATGACATTCGCGCCTTTATGCTTCATGGTGAAGGAAACTGTTTTACCGCCGGTAATGATATTGCCGATTTTTTACAAAGTGGCAAGCTAGATGAGCATCACCCTACCGTTAAATTTCTGTTTTGCTTACTTGATCTACAAAAACCTTTAGTGGCAGCGGTATCTGGGCCCGCAGTTGGTATTGGTACTACATTATTAATGCACTGTGACCTTGTTTATGCCGACAGCAGTGCTAGGTTTCAAATGCCTTTTGTCAATCTTGCGCTAGTCCCTGAAGCGGCATCAAGCTTATTATTGCCCTTGATTGTTGGCCAACAAAAGGCGGCAGAACTTATTTTATTGGGTGAGGCTTTTGACGCAGAAACGGCGGAAAAATTAAACTTAATCAATCAAGTCGTGAATGAAGATGTTATTGAACTCGCGCTATCAAAAGCCAAAAAATTAGCTAGCCAACCACCTGAATCATTACAAGCATCCCGTCAATTACTTCGTTACAATCAGCAACAAGTGAGACAACAGATGCAATTAGAACTGGTACAGTTTGATCAACGTTTACATAGTGATGAAGCTAAAAAGCGTTTCCAAGATTTTTTAAATAAAAAGTAG
- the dusA gene encoding tRNA dihydrouridine(20/20a) synthase DusA has translation MKAFPTSRFSIAPMLDWTDRHYRYFARVMSENTLLYTEMVTTGAIIYGKGDYLAYNDEEHPLALQLGGSNPKDLAHCAKLAAERGYDEVNINVGCPSDRVQNGRFGACLMAEPDLVAECVDAMKQVVDIPVTVKTRIGIDEQDSYEFLTKFIDTVSAKGCSEFTIHARKAWLQGLSPKENREIPPLDYDRVYQLKRDYPHLNIAINGGITSLEQAKVHLAQLDGVMVGREAYQNPYMLAEVDQQLFGSSGPILSRDEVIEKMVPYIERHIQQGGRLNHITRHMIGLFQGLPGSRSWRRHLSENAHKTGAGIEVVRDAVASMYENAPKD, from the coding sequence ATGAAAGCATTCCCAACTAGCCGTTTCAGCATAGCTCCAATGCTTGATTGGACTGATCGTCATTACCGTTATTTTGCTCGTGTGATGTCAGAGAATACGCTACTTTACACTGAGATGGTCACCACTGGCGCCATTATTTATGGCAAAGGCGATTACCTTGCTTATAACGATGAAGAGCATCCATTAGCCTTGCAATTGGGCGGTTCAAACCCTAAAGACTTAGCCCATTGCGCTAAGCTTGCTGCTGAGCGTGGTTATGATGAAGTGAACATCAACGTGGGGTGTCCTTCTGATAGAGTGCAAAATGGTCGCTTTGGTGCCTGCTTAATGGCTGAGCCAGATTTAGTTGCTGAGTGCGTTGATGCCATGAAGCAAGTGGTTGATATTCCGGTAACCGTCAAAACCCGTATTGGAATTGATGAGCAAGATAGTTATGAATTTTTAACCAAGTTTATCGACACCGTTTCAGCTAAAGGCTGCAGCGAATTTACTATTCATGCCCGTAAAGCTTGGTTGCAAGGCTTGAGCCCCAAAGAGAATCGTGAAATTCCGCCATTAGATTATGATCGTGTTTACCAGCTAAAGCGTGATTATCCGCATTTGAACATTGCCATTAATGGCGGTATTACCAGCCTTGAGCAAGCAAAAGTGCATTTAGCGCAGCTTGATGGCGTGATGGTTGGCCGTGAAGCTTATCAAAACCCTTATATGCTGGCAGAAGTTGACCAACAGCTGTTTGGCAGCTCTGGGCCTATTTTGAGTCGCGATGAGGTCATTGAAAAAATGGTGCCTTATATCGAGCGTCATATTCAACAGGGTGGGCGTTTAAATCATATTACCCGTCACATGATTGGTTTGTTTCAAGGTCTACCTGGTTCTCGTAGCTGGCGTCGCCATTTAAGTGAAAATGCCCATAAAACTGGTGCTGGTATTGAAGTTGTCCGTGACGCTGTTGCGTCGATGTATGAAAATGCACCGAAAGATTGA
- the alr gene encoding alanine racemase has product MKPFPRAEISRQALQHNLARLRQIAPHSQVMAVVKANGYGHGLLNVAHCVANYQGGADGFGLARFEEALELRAGGITGRLLLLEGFFRASDLPLIVEHDIETVIHHESQLDMLEQTSLKKPLKVWLKIDSGMHRLGFSIEQFSGIYQRLMACPYVAKPINLMTHFACADEPDNDLTQTQINAFEALTVNLGGERTLANSAGTLFWPQSQADWIRPGIALYGVSPVVGDKGTNHQLIPAMELVSNLIAVRAHKAGDSVGYGAYWQAKQDTLLGVVAIGYGDGYPRNAPEGTPVWLNGRRVPIVGRVSMDMLTVDLGINATDKVGDSVQLWGQALAVEEVAEHIGTIAYELVTKLTPRVTVELLP; this is encoded by the coding sequence TTGAAACCTTTCCCTCGCGCTGAAATTAGTCGTCAAGCCCTACAGCACAATCTTGCTAGATTGCGCCAAATAGCTCCTCACAGCCAAGTTATGGCGGTGGTTAAAGCTAACGGTTATGGCCATGGTTTACTCAACGTGGCTCATTGTGTGGCTAACTATCAAGGCGGTGCAGATGGCTTTGGATTGGCGCGTTTTGAGGAAGCTTTAGAGTTACGTGCTGGTGGTATCACTGGGCGTTTATTGCTGCTGGAAGGTTTTTTTAGAGCCAGTGATTTACCGTTAATTGTTGAACATGATATTGAAACAGTGATCCATCATGAATCTCAATTAGACATGCTTGAGCAAACGAGCCTTAAAAAGCCATTAAAAGTGTGGCTTAAAATTGATTCTGGTATGCATCGACTTGGTTTTAGTATCGAGCAGTTCTCTGGCATTTATCAACGTTTAATGGCTTGCCCGTATGTGGCCAAACCTATCAACTTAATGACTCATTTTGCTTGTGCAGATGAACCAGATAATGACTTAACTCAAACCCAAATTAATGCTTTTGAAGCCCTAACGGTAAATTTAGGTGGTGAGCGCACTTTAGCTAACTCGGCAGGTACCTTGTTTTGGCCTCAAAGCCAAGCTGATTGGATCCGCCCCGGTATTGCTCTTTATGGTGTCTCGCCAGTGGTGGGCGATAAAGGCACTAATCATCAACTCATACCCGCCATGGAGCTTGTCTCCAATTTGATTGCGGTGCGCGCCCATAAGGCCGGTGATAGCGTGGGGTATGGTGCTTATTGGCAAGCAAAACAAGATACTTTATTAGGTGTGGTTGCGATTGGCTATGGAGATGGCTACCCTCGAAATGCACCAGAAGGCACACCTGTATGGCTAAATGGACGCCGGGTGCCGATTGTTGGTCGCGTATCGATGGATATGTTAACTGTTGATTTGGGCATTAATGCCACTGATAAAGTAGGTGATAGCGTACAGTTATGGGGGCAGGCTTTAGCAGTTGAGGAAGTTGCTGAGCACATTGGTACCATCGCTTATGAGCTAGTCACCAAGTTAACTCCACGTGTCACAGTTGAACTGTTACCTTAG
- a CDS encoding PspC domain-containing protein yields the protein MEKLIEKLTYKSKIMCGVCRYLAKQFGWSVMWTRVISVFILIANPVVTLLAYIVMAMMVSQKHSQY from the coding sequence GTGGAAAAGTTGATTGAAAAACTGACTTATAAGTCAAAAATAATGTGTGGTGTATGTCGTTACTTGGCCAAGCAATTTGGGTGGTCAGTGATGTGGACTCGGGTGATTAGCGTGTTCATTCTTATCGCTAACCCAGTGGTCACTTTATTAGCCTATATTGTGATGGCGATGATGGTGTCGCAAAAGCATTCACAATATTAA